A window of the Janthinobacterium agaricidamnosum NBRC 102515 = DSM 9628 genome harbors these coding sequences:
- a CDS encoding DNA-binding protein yields MMGREARVSPEQVNSAADAMVAEGVKPSARAVRERLGNIGCLGTISKLLQRRKAGQQRQVAAVADLSPVLQRAILDFVGQEISANNTEHEAESSEQQQELSDLATENERQQDTIDNQVAELDGTREELERERLVAGQARTDLAKAQLKLESLPRLEEAAEKARMDLAKAQFKLEDIPRLEEAAQQARAELIQAQLKLESMTRLEGELAALRGELEAEREELAEVRAELDEERTLRIKAQQFIVDPIFKTPL; encoded by the coding sequence ATGATGGGACGTGAAGCCAGGGTAAGCCCCGAACAAGTCAATAGCGCCGCCGATGCGATGGTGGCGGAAGGCGTCAAGCCGAGCGCGCGCGCGGTGCGCGAACGCCTGGGCAATATCGGCTGCCTGGGAACCATCAGCAAGTTATTGCAACGCCGCAAGGCCGGCCAGCAGCGCCAGGTTGCCGCGGTGGCCGACTTGTCGCCGGTATTACAGCGCGCGATACTCGATTTTGTCGGCCAGGAAATCAGTGCCAACAATACTGAACACGAAGCGGAATCCAGCGAGCAACAGCAAGAGCTGAGCGACCTGGCGACCGAAAACGAACGCCAGCAAGACACCATCGACAATCAGGTGGCCGAGCTGGACGGCACCAGGGAAGAGCTGGAGCGCGAACGGCTGGTGGCGGGGCAGGCCCGCACCGACCTGGCCAAGGCCCAGTTAAAACTGGAAAGTTTGCCGCGCCTGGAAGAGGCCGCTGAAAAAGCGCGCATGGATCTGGCCAAGGCGCAATTCAAGCTGGAAGATATTCCACGGCTGGAAGAGGCGGCGCAACAGGCGCGCGCCGAACTGATCCAGGCGCAATTGAAACTGGAAAGCATGACCCGGCTGGAAGGCGAACTGGCGGCGCTGCGGGGCGAGCTGGAGGCGGAGCGCGAGGAGCTGGCCGAGGTGCGCGCCGAACTCGATGAAGAGCGCACCTTGCGCATCAAGGCCCAGCAATTCATCGTCGATCCGATCTTCAAGACGCCGCTGTAA
- a CDS encoding alginate lyase family protein produces MIDQHLQQQSQLSQRQTRLATPPHIHRRRLLGAAAAGMLPLRWALAANPAPPTTFALMPATRAASLAAGATAVLARQLGNSAERALERQPHFMSRVHTEGLLDGEGQRAASLDAQEDWRQARLQALAYRLSGRRACADAALRYLDTWLGKYQPSFNPIDETELPSMLWAADLLAEQMPADLVAAGQRWCVQLARGYLSSDIINGPKSTSVNNWQSHRVKIGTAAAFYSGDAKLIKTARIAFMHQVMRNIDADGKTYDFAERDALHYVTYTLEPLLMTACMAAAHGQDWYGAEEAQGRLAKAVEWMRPYILGQRMHDEFVHSKVPFDARRADAGVKGYSGTWDRNQASSLCWLACKLDKRYEQVGARLAPSPAWLQVMFSQRYYS; encoded by the coding sequence GTGATCGACCAGCATCTACAACAACAAAGCCAGCTGTCTCAGCGCCAGACCCGGCTAGCAACTCCACCGCACATCCACCGGCGGCGCCTGCTGGGCGCGGCCGCCGCCGGCATGCTGCCGCTGCGCTGGGCGCTCGCGGCAAATCCGGCCCCGCCAACCACGTTCGCGCTGATGCCGGCGACCCGCGCCGCCTCGCTGGCCGCCGGCGCCACGGCGGTGCTGGCGCGTCAACTGGGCAACAGCGCCGAGCGGGCACTGGAACGGCAGCCGCATTTCATGAGCCGGGTCCATACCGAAGGCTTGCTTGACGGCGAAGGCCAGCGCGCAGCCAGCCTGGACGCCCAGGAAGACTGGCGCCAGGCGCGTTTGCAGGCGCTGGCTTACCGGCTGTCGGGCCGGCGCGCCTGTGCCGACGCCGCCTTGCGCTACCTGGATACATGGCTGGGCAAATACCAGCCCTCCTTCAATCCTATCGATGAAACCGAGCTGCCCAGCATGTTATGGGCGGCGGACTTGCTGGCCGAGCAAATGCCGGCTGACCTGGTGGCGGCAGGCCAGCGCTGGTGCGTGCAACTGGCGCGCGGCTATCTGTCCAGCGACATCATCAATGGTCCCAAATCGACCAGCGTGAACAACTGGCAAAGCCACCGCGTCAAGATCGGCACGGCGGCGGCCTTTTATAGCGGCGACGCAAAGCTGATCAAGACGGCCCGCATCGCGTTCATGCACCAGGTGATGCGCAATATCGATGCCGACGGCAAGACCTACGACTTCGCCGAACGCGATGCCTTGCACTATGTCACCTACACGCTGGAACCGTTGCTGATGACAGCCTGCATGGCGGCGGCCCATGGCCAGGACTGGTATGGCGCCGAAGAGGCGCAGGGACGCCTGGCCAAGGCGGTCGAATGGATGCGGCCCTACATCCTGGGCCAGCGGATGCACGACGAATTCGTGCACAGCAAGGTGCCGTTCGACGCGCGCCGCGCCGATGCCGGTGTCAAGGGTTACTCTGGAACATGGGACCGCAACCAGGCGTCGTCCCTTTGCTGGCTGGCATGCAAGCTCGACAAGCGCTACGAGCAAGTGGGCGCCCGTCTGGCGCCGTCCCCCGCATGGCTGCAAGTGATGTTTTCGCAGCGCTATTATTCTTGA
- a CDS encoding TonB-dependent receptor plug domain-containing protein gives MLTAPAQAQQVQQARPAAPADQEIKAEPSAHEKTPEPAVQSVEVKGALASYDPRRDDTASKIVVNSEEIQKYGDTSIMDVFKRLPGITVSGAAGRSGGEVRMRGLGSGYTQILLNGERAPAGFSLDSLSPDVIERIEILRAASAEFSTQSIAGTINVVLKKAVKTAQRELKASVADGRNGASGSLSLQLSDRHGDFSYSMSGSYYNGNYRYDAPYDENGLDALGTPNLLRYNQGYSSGRYEGVNLAPRLNWTLKGGDTLTAQFFINAGRSGNDSVSEADTVLGLRPVYDVSVNNFTSHNAFGRGDLTWVHKMAAGAKLELKVGVNGDRNTSDNRQTGASQGAGLLLNSSVATVGSGRGVSSTGKYSTPLFDGHALSAGWDGAYGTRDDERRQRDVDLPGSHPVNSDEGFDAAISRLAVYGQDEWTINQRWSLYAGLRWEGVQTRSAGDTFEAVSQRSSVWSPLLQTLWKLPDSKGDQLRFALTRTYKAPSASNLIPRRFTSTNNSQTDPDRQGNPELKPELALGLDASFDHYWAEGALLSASASMRRIDGYTRQGLLLLDQRWVSTPVNDGRATTRSIELEAKFPLRTVMHHAPAIDLRASLSRNWSRVEAVPGPDNRLDQQTPFSGNLGIDYKSAGGSLSAGASFSYRNGGAVRITENQRSWSTPRRDLEVYGVWKFDPKNQLRIAVSNLLAQDYASDSSYTDASGTLRRHSVSPGSAQVRATMEMKF, from the coding sequence TTGCTGACCGCTCCAGCACAAGCCCAGCAAGTTCAGCAAGCCCGGCCTGCCGCGCCGGCGGATCAGGAAATCAAGGCGGAGCCGTCGGCCCACGAAAAAACGCCCGAGCCGGCAGTACAGTCGGTTGAAGTGAAGGGTGCGCTGGCCAGCTATGATCCGCGCCGCGACGATACCGCCAGCAAGATCGTGGTCAACAGCGAAGAGATCCAGAAGTATGGCGACACCTCGATCATGGATGTGTTCAAGCGCTTGCCGGGCATTACCGTCAGCGGCGCGGCCGGGCGCAGCGGCGGCGAAGTGCGCATGCGCGGCCTGGGCAGCGGTTATACCCAGATCCTGCTGAACGGCGAACGCGCGCCGGCCGGCTTTTCGCTCGACTCGCTGTCGCCCGACGTGATCGAACGGATCGAAATCCTGCGCGCCGCCAGCGCCGAATTCAGCACCCAGTCGATCGCCGGCACCATCAATGTGGTGCTCAAGAAAGCCGTCAAGACGGCCCAGCGCGAGCTCAAGGCCAGCGTGGCCGACGGCAGGAATGGCGCATCGGGATCGCTGAGCTTGCAACTCTCGGATCGCCACGGCGATTTCTCGTACTCGATGTCGGGAAGTTATTACAACGGCAATTACCGCTACGATGCACCATACGATGAAAACGGCCTGGATGCACTGGGGACGCCGAATCTGTTGCGTTACAATCAAGGCTACAGCTCCGGCCGCTATGAAGGCGTCAACCTGGCGCCGCGCCTGAACTGGACCTTGAAGGGCGGCGATACGCTGACCGCGCAGTTTTTCATCAACGCCGGACGATCCGGCAATGATAGCGTGAGCGAAGCCGACACCGTGCTGGGCCTGCGGCCGGTCTACGATGTGAGCGTCAATAATTTTACGTCGCACAATGCGTTTGGGCGCGGCGACCTGACCTGGGTGCATAAGATGGCGGCCGGCGCCAAGCTGGAATTGAAGGTGGGTGTCAATGGCGACCGCAATACCAGCGACAACCGGCAAACCGGCGCCAGCCAGGGAGCAGGTTTGTTGCTCAACAGCAGCGTGGCGACGGTGGGCAGCGGCCGTGGCGTCAGTTCGACCGGGAAATATTCGACGCCGCTGTTCGACGGCCATGCGCTGTCGGCCGGCTGGGATGGCGCGTATGGCACGCGCGACGATGAACGGCGCCAGCGCGACGTCGATTTGCCGGGCAGCCATCCGGTCAACAGCGACGAAGGTTTTGACGCGGCCATCAGCCGGCTGGCCGTGTACGGCCAGGATGAATGGACCATCAACCAGCGCTGGTCGCTGTATGCAGGCTTGCGCTGGGAAGGGGTGCAAACGCGCAGCGCCGGCGACACTTTCGAGGCGGTCAGCCAGCGCAGCAGCGTCTGGAGTCCGTTGCTGCAAACCTTGTGGAAATTGCCGGATAGTAAAGGCGATCAGCTGCGCTTCGCGCTGACGCGCACCTACAAGGCGCCGTCGGCGTCCAACCTGATCCCGCGCCGCTTCACGTCGACCAACAATAGCCAGACCGATCCCGACCGCCAGGGCAATCCGGAGCTGAAGCCGGAACTGGCGCTGGGACTGGACGCGTCGTTCGACCATTATTGGGCCGAAGGCGCTCTGCTGAGCGCCAGCGCATCGATGCGCCGCATCGACGGCTACACCCGGCAAGGCTTGCTGTTGCTGGATCAGCGCTGGGTCTCGACTCCGGTCAACGATGGCCGCGCGACCACCCGCAGCATCGAGCTGGAAGCCAAGTTCCCGCTGCGCACTGTCATGCATCATGCGCCGGCCATCGATCTGCGCGCCAGCCTGAGCCGGAACTGGTCGCGGGTCGAAGCGGTGCCGGGGCCGGACAACCGGCTCGACCAGCAAACCCCGTTCAGCGGCAACCTCGGCATCGACTATAAAAGCGCCGGCGGTTCCTTGTCGGCCGGCGCCAGCTTCAGCTACCGGAACGGCGGTGCGGTGCGCATCACGGAAAACCAGCGCAGCTGGAGCACGCCGCGGCGCGACCTGGAAGTGTATGGGGTGTGGAAGTTCGATCCGAAAAACCAGCTGCGCATCGCCGTGTCGAACTTGCTGGCGCAGGATTATGCGTCGGACAGCAGTTACACCGATGCCAGCGGCACGCTGCGGCGCCACAGCGTGTCGCCAGGCTCGGCGCAGGTGCGCGCGACCATGGAAATGAAGTTCTGA
- a CDS encoding LON peptidase substrate-binding domain-containing protein — MATIPLFPLNTVLFPDGYLPLQIFEVRYLNMVQKCIADGQPFGVVSLLDGTEVRKPGMHDTLAEVGTLAQIVDWSAPLAGLLQIKCSGSGRFRILSSEQLKHGLWMGQVEMLDDDKAVPIPPDQENVANALGALIRTLQEEHIPADQMPMMPPFRLDECGWVANRWCELLSLDLAQKQRLLAQQNPMLRLELIQDVLSDNGLLD, encoded by the coding sequence ATGGCTACCATACCGTTGTTCCCGCTCAATACCGTCCTGTTCCCGGATGGCTATCTGCCGTTGCAGATATTCGAAGTGCGTTATTTGAATATGGTGCAGAAATGCATCGCCGACGGCCAGCCTTTTGGCGTCGTGTCTTTGCTGGACGGAACCGAAGTACGCAAGCCGGGCATGCACGATACCTTGGCCGAAGTGGGGACGCTGGCGCAGATCGTCGACTGGTCGGCGCCGCTGGCCGGCTTGCTGCAAATTAAATGCAGCGGCAGCGGGCGCTTCCGGATCTTGTCCAGTGAACAGCTCAAGCATGGCTTGTGGATGGGGCAGGTGGAAATGCTGGACGACGACAAGGCGGTGCCGATCCCGCCCGACCAGGAAAACGTCGCCAACGCGCTCGGCGCCCTGATCCGCACCTTGCAGGAAGAGCATATCCCGGCCGACCAAATGCCGATGATGCCGCCATTCCGGCTCGACGAATGCGGCTGGGTGGCGAACCGCTGGTGCGAATTATTGTCGCTCGACCTGGCGCAAAAACAACGCTTGCTGGCCCAGCAAAACCCGATGCTGCGGCTGGAACTGATCCAGGACGTGCTGTCCGATAATGGCTTGCTGGATTAA
- a CDS encoding DEAD/DEAH box helicase, producing the protein MTFLSLGLIDPLIRTLDELGYAKPTPVQAKAIPAVLARRDVMAAAQTGTGKTAGFAVPLLQRLTMEGPQVAANSVRVLVLVPTRELAEQVYESFRTYGGNLPLRSFVAYGGVAIEPQLNKLRKGLDVLVATPGRLLDLHGQGAVRFEQLQTLVLDEADRMLDLGFAGELERIVAALPKQRQTLLFSATFSEAIRSMAGQLLHDPLSIEVSPRNSTVKSVKQSMMPCDKKRKPELFCHLLKKKRWGQVLVFVKTRKGVEQLVATLLQQGIRADSIHGDKTQPNRLRALARFKAAEVQVLVATDVAARGLDIEQLPLVVNFDLPTVAEDYIHRIGRTGRAGATGEAISLVCADEVDLLSAVEALTRQSLRRVEEAGFEAEHRVPVTGPGGAVQKKPVKLLTPKAAERASKRRFYK; encoded by the coding sequence ATGACGTTTCTTTCCCTCGGCTTGATCGACCCACTCATCCGTACCCTTGACGAACTGGGGTATGCCAAGCCGACGCCGGTGCAGGCCAAGGCGATTCCCGCCGTGCTGGCCAGGCGCGACGTGATGGCCGCGGCCCAGACCGGCACCGGCAAGACCGCCGGTTTTGCCGTGCCGCTGTTGCAGCGGCTGACCATGGAAGGCCCGCAAGTGGCCGCCAATTCGGTGCGCGTGCTGGTGCTGGTGCCGACCCGCGAACTGGCCGAGCAAGTCTATGAAAGCTTCCGCACCTATGGTGGTAACTTGCCGCTGCGCAGTTTTGTCGCGTATGGCGGGGTCGCCATCGAACCGCAGTTGAACAAATTGCGCAAGGGCCTGGACGTGCTGGTGGCGACGCCGGGCCGCTTGCTCGACTTGCACGGGCAGGGCGCCGTCCGATTCGAGCAATTGCAGACGCTGGTGCTGGACGAGGCCGACCGCATGCTGGACCTGGGTTTTGCCGGCGAGCTGGAGCGCATCGTCGCGGCCTTGCCGAAGCAGCGCCAGACCTTGCTGTTTTCGGCCACGTTTTCGGAGGCGATCCGCAGCATGGCCGGGCAGTTGCTGCACGATCCGCTGAGCATCGAGGTGAGCCCGCGCAACAGCACGGTGAAAAGCGTCAAGCAATCGATGATGCCGTGCGATAAAAAACGCAAGCCGGAACTGTTTTGCCACCTGCTCAAGAAAAAACGCTGGGGCCAGGTGCTGGTGTTCGTCAAGACCCGCAAGGGCGTCGAACAATTGGTCGCCACTTTGCTGCAGCAGGGCATACGCGCCGATTCGATTCATGGCGACAAGACCCAGCCGAACCGCTTGCGCGCGCTGGCCCGTTTCAAGGCAGCCGAAGTGCAAGTGCTGGTGGCCACCGATGTGGCGGCGCGCGGCCTGGATATCGAACAGTTGCCGTTAGTGGTCAACTTCGACTTGCCGACCGTGGCCGAAGACTATATCCACCGCATCGGCCGCACCGGCCGCGCCGGCGCCACCGGCGAGGCGATTTCGCTGGTGTGCGCCGATGAAGTCGATTTATTGTCGGCGGTCGAAGCGCTGACACGGCAAAGTTTGCGCCGCGTGGAAGAGGCCGGTTTTGAAGCCGAGCACCGGGTGCCGGTCACCGGCCCCGGCGGCGCGGTGCAGAAAAAACCGGTCAAGTTGCTGACGCCGAAAGCGGCCGAGCGCGCGTCGAAGCGGCGCTTTTACAAATAA
- a CDS encoding polysaccharide lyase family 7 protein codes for MQKRIVTGLTSTVLAGMLSACGGGTGASPDTQMLANANAEVVTQALSPSKAPGANFNLAPFTLQLPTGSSGKIDTVSASSLAAGYTNQYYFYTDKSDGAMVMMDPAQGWTTSGSRHPRTELRENAIWSTKGRNKLNATVAVTKVPKNTAIAQIFQGTGPSKPLCELQVTSGGLVQFFLEDTNQGGSAKTYPIITIPLGTRFNYELSLTGSTITVTVNNTVRTFTMDSSFIGTSFYFKAGNYDQSAVAGPPLTTPGTVVKFYGLTLTHQ; via the coding sequence ATGCAAAAGAGAATAGTGACGGGTTTGACGAGTACTGTATTGGCAGGCATGTTGTCGGCATGCGGTGGCGGCACTGGCGCTTCTCCAGATACGCAAATGCTGGCCAACGCCAATGCCGAGGTCGTGACGCAAGCGTTGAGTCCAAGCAAGGCGCCCGGGGCGAATTTTAATCTGGCGCCATTTACGTTGCAGTTGCCGACCGGTTCGTCCGGCAAGATCGACACCGTCAGCGCTAGCAGTCTGGCGGCCGGCTACACGAATCAATATTATTTCTACACCGATAAATCGGACGGCGCGATGGTGATGATGGACCCGGCACAGGGCTGGACCACGTCCGGCTCCAGGCATCCGCGCACGGAATTGCGTGAAAATGCGATCTGGAGCACCAAGGGGCGCAACAAGCTGAATGCGACGGTGGCGGTGACCAAGGTGCCGAAGAATACCGCGATCGCCCAGATCTTCCAGGGTACCGGGCCGAGCAAGCCGCTGTGCGAATTGCAGGTGACCTCGGGCGGTCTGGTTCAGTTTTTCCTTGAAGATACTAATCAGGGCGGCAGCGCGAAGACCTATCCCATCATTACCATACCGTTGGGAACGCGCTTTAATTATGAGCTGAGCCTGACCGGTTCCACCATTACCGTCACGGTCAATAATACGGTCAGAACCTTCACGATGGATTCCAGTTTTATCGGGACAAGTTTTTACTTCAAGGCCGGTAACTACGATCAAAGCGCCGTCGCCGGTCCGCCGTTGACGACGCCCGGCACCGTCGTCAAATTTTATGGATTGACGTTGACGCACCAGTAA
- a CDS encoding pyridoxal-dependent decarboxylase, with protein sequence MTDTRMDQLLQQHFSIDTLKQAPAPLHKALRMLGGWLAAQRSQPYPSTPHAELLPQFTEIDPPAGGMPVADFLDLLDSKVLTHTAQLNHPMYIGHMTQALPWVSVLAEAFTAALNQNQVKIETAYVSTLIEKQLIGWLHRQVYRRGDAEYAASMRDTGHALGNVVNGGTMGNLTALAVALEHQLPGTRKQGLFATMTQSGYRGLAVIGSARSHYSLKKSLATLGLGEAALHLVPVGRDNRIDIAALQEKIAELKQAQIKIVAMVGIAGTTETGAIDPLAAMAEIAEREQIWFHVDAAWGGALLLAEQFRPLYDGIARADSVVIDGHKLLWVPMAQSMVLFKDRNSLNQLKHNANYILRSNSGDLGQTSLEGSRRFDALKLWTSFKIFGVDGYTALLQQAATLTGQMRELLADQQDFELMTDSDTFILTYRYIPQQWREQLAGLLAHGNMEAALLLNQKVNELNAKLQNRQKAQGTSFVSRTVLESTAYPGQTTVLRVVLSNVRTRPRHLRAILAEQRQLGTLLLAEPGKQLNT encoded by the coding sequence ATGACAGATACCAGGATGGACCAGCTGCTGCAACAGCACTTTTCAATCGATACGCTGAAGCAAGCACCGGCGCCGCTGCACAAGGCGCTGCGGATGCTGGGCGGCTGGCTGGCCGCGCAACGCAGCCAGCCCTACCCGTCCACGCCGCACGCCGAATTGCTGCCGCAGTTCACCGAGATCGATCCGCCGGCCGGCGGCATGCCGGTGGCGGACTTCCTCGATTTGCTCGACAGCAAGGTACTGACCCACACGGCGCAACTGAATCACCCGATGTACATCGGCCACATGACCCAGGCCTTGCCGTGGGTCAGCGTACTGGCCGAAGCGTTTACGGCGGCGCTGAACCAGAACCAGGTCAAGATCGAAACGGCGTATGTCTCGACGCTGATCGAAAAACAACTGATCGGCTGGCTGCACCGCCAGGTGTACCGGCGCGGCGACGCCGAGTATGCCGCGTCGATGCGCGACACCGGCCACGCGCTGGGCAACGTCGTCAATGGCGGCACCATGGGCAACCTGACGGCGCTGGCGGTGGCGCTGGAACATCAATTGCCGGGCACCCGCAAGCAGGGTTTGTTTGCCACGATGACACAGTCGGGCTACCGCGGCCTGGCCGTGATCGGCTCGGCGCGCAGTCATTATTCCTTGAAAAAATCGCTGGCCACGCTGGGCCTGGGCGAAGCCGCGCTGCACCTGGTGCCGGTCGGCCGCGATAATCGCATCGACATCGCCGCGCTGCAAGAAAAGATCGCCGAACTGAAACAGGCGCAGATCAAGATCGTCGCCATGGTCGGCATCGCCGGCACCACCGAAACCGGCGCCATCGACCCGCTGGCGGCCATGGCCGAGATTGCCGAGCGCGAACAGATCTGGTTCCACGTCGATGCCGCCTGGGGCGGTGCGCTGTTGCTGGCCGAACAGTTCCGGCCGCTGTATGACGGCATCGCACGGGCCGATTCGGTGGTCATCGACGGCCACAAGCTGCTGTGGGTGCCGATGGCGCAAAGCATGGTGCTGTTCAAGGATCGCAACAGCCTGAACCAGCTGAAGCACAACGCCAACTACATCTTGCGCAGCAATTCAGGCGACCTGGGCCAAACCTCGCTGGAAGGTTCGCGCCGTTTCGACGCATTAAAACTGTGGACCTCGTTCAAGATCTTCGGCGTCGACGGCTATACGGCGCTGCTGCAACAGGCGGCCACGCTGACCGGCCAGATGCGCGAGTTGCTGGCCGACCAGCAAGACTTCGAGTTGATGACCGATTCGGACACTTTTATCCTGACCTATCGTTATATTCCGCAACAGTGGCGCGAACAACTGGCTGGCTTGTTGGCACACGGCAACATGGAAGCGGCGCTGCTGCTGAACCAGAAAGTCAATGAATTGAACGCGAAGCTGCAAAACCGCCAAAAGGCGCAAGGGACCAGTTTTGTATCGCGCACGGTGCTGGAGTCGACCGCCTATCCGGGCCAGACCACGGTATTGCGCGTGGTGCTGAGCAACGTCAGGACCCGGCCGCGGCATTTGCGGGCCATCCTGGCCGAACAGCGCCAGCTGGGCACGCTACTGCTGGCCGAACCAGGCAAGCAACTCAACACCTAA
- a CDS encoding DUF1294 domain-containing protein produces MPYLAILLFVALYLAATFFCHIPAMVAVIYGALSLSCFVAYAIDKNAAKAGRWRTPERTLLLLGLLCGWPGAVLAQQWLRHKSGKPAFRLMFWITVMLNLAAFVYFSLHYSAPDIGTEVAPIEL; encoded by the coding sequence ATGCCCTACCTCGCCATCCTGCTGTTTGTTGCCCTGTATCTGGCGGCAACCTTCTTTTGCCACATCCCGGCCATGGTCGCCGTCATTTATGGCGCGCTGAGCCTGAGCTGCTTCGTCGCCTACGCGATCGACAAAAACGCCGCCAAGGCTGGCCGCTGGCGCACGCCGGAACGCACGCTGCTGCTGCTGGGGCTGTTATGCGGCTGGCCGGGCGCCGTGCTGGCGCAACAATGGCTGCGCCACAAATCGGGCAAGCCGGCGTTCCGGCTCATGTTCTGGATCACGGTGATGCTGAATCTGGCGGCCTTTGTGTATTTCAGCCTGCATTACTCGGCGCCCGATATCGGCACCGAGGTCGCGCCGATCGAACTATGA
- a CDS encoding polysaccharide lyase family 7 protein, translating to MQNRIIASLLSTVLAGMLAACGGAGAHSNGQALASAVSALQTLNPAQPPGSNFNLAPFTLQLPTGSAGKVDTVNGSSLAAGYTNPYYFYTDSVDGAMVMMDPTQGRTTSGSLHARTEMRENAIWSSNGSNKLDATVAVTKVPGKTTIGQIFQGTGPSKPLCELQVTSGGAVNLLLEDSNQGGSAKVYPITSVPVGTLFNYELGLTGSTISVTVNDTVKTFTMDSSFNGESFYFKAGDYDQTAVSGTPLTTPGTIVKFYALTLTHQ from the coding sequence ATGCAAAATAGAATCATCGCGAGTCTGCTCAGTACCGTGCTTGCCGGCATGCTTGCTGCCTGCGGCGGTGCCGGCGCGCATTCGAACGGGCAAGCGCTGGCCAGTGCCGTATCGGCCCTGCAAACCTTGAATCCCGCGCAGCCGCCCGGGTCGAATTTCAACCTGGCGCCGTTTACGCTGCAATTGCCGACCGGTTCGGCCGGCAAGGTCGACACCGTCAACGGTTCCAGTCTTGCCGCCGGTTATACGAATCCATATTATTTTTATACCGATAGCGTGGACGGCGCGATGGTGATGATGGACCCGACCCAGGGCCGGACCACGTCCGGCTCGTTGCATGCGCGGACGGAAATGCGTGAAAATGCGATCTGGAGCAGCAACGGCAGCAACAAGCTGGATGCGACGGTGGCGGTGACCAAGGTGCCGGGCAAAACCACGATCGGCCAGATTTTCCAGGGGACCGGACCGAGCAAGCCACTGTGCGAATTGCAAGTCACGTCTGGCGGTGCGGTGAATCTTTTGCTTGAGGATAGCAATCAAGGCGGCAGCGCGAAGGTCTATCCGATCACCAGCGTGCCCGTGGGAACCCTCTTCAATTATGAGCTGGGCCTGACCGGTTCCACCATCAGCGTCACGGTCAACGATACGGTCAAGACTTTTACGATGGATTCCAGTTTTAATGGGGAAAGTTTTTACTTCAAGGCTGGCGACTACGATCAAACCGCCGTCTCCGGTACGCCGTTGACGACACCCGGCACCATCGTCAAATTTTATGCATTGACGCTGACGCACCAGTAA
- the trpS gene encoding tryptophan--tRNA ligase, giving the protein MSTQPATPSVILTGDRPTGPLHLGHFVGSLRNRVAYQHDYRQFIMLADAQALTDNMEDTDKVRRNVVEVALDYLAVGIDPAKSTILIQSQIPELAELTFYYLNMVTVARLERNPTVKQEIVLRGFERDIPAGFLTYPASQAADISAFKAALVPVGEDQIPMIEQTNEIVRRFNRLVNRDILVECKALVPEIGRLPGIDGKAKMSKSLGNTINLGASAADISAAVKKVYTDPLHLRVEDPGHLEGNVAFIYLDAFDPDQAGLADMKAHYVRGGLGDSIVKKRLEGVLQDLLAPIRTRREEFAKDRGQVLQMLKEGTFKAREVAARTADEVKAALGLSYF; this is encoded by the coding sequence ATGAGCACCCAGCCAGCTACTCCCTCCGTGATCCTGACCGGCGACCGTCCGACTGGTCCCTTGCACCTCGGCCATTTTGTCGGCAGCCTGCGCAACCGCGTCGCCTACCAGCACGACTACCGGCAATTCATCATGCTGGCCGATGCCCAGGCGCTGACCGACAATATGGAAGACACCGACAAGGTGCGCCGCAACGTGGTCGAAGTCGCGCTCGACTACCTGGCGGTCGGCATCGATCCAGCCAAGTCGACCATCCTGATCCAGTCGCAAATCCCGGAACTGGCCGAACTGACCTTTTATTACCTGAACATGGTCACCGTGGCGCGCCTGGAGCGCAACCCGACCGTCAAGCAGGAAATCGTGCTGCGCGGCTTCGAGCGCGACATTCCGGCCGGCTTCCTGACCTACCCGGCCAGCCAGGCCGCCGACATCAGCGCCTTCAAGGCCGCGCTGGTGCCGGTCGGCGAAGACCAGATCCCGATGATCGAGCAAACCAATGAAATCGTGCGCCGCTTCAACCGCCTGGTCAACCGCGACATCCTGGTCGAATGCAAGGCGCTGGTGCCGGAAATCGGCCGCCTGCCTGGCATCGACGGCAAGGCCAAGATGAGCAAATCGCTGGGCAACACCATCAACCTGGGCGCCAGCGCCGCCGACATCAGCGCCGCCGTCAAGAAGGTCTATACCGATCCGCTGCACTTGCGCGTCGAGGATCCGGGCCACCTGGAAGGCAACGTCGCCTTCATTTACCTGGATGCGTTCGACCCGGACCAGGCTGGCCTGGCGGACATGAAAGCCCATTATGTGCGCGGCGGGCTGGGCGACAGCATCGTCAAGAAACGCCTGGAAGGCGTGTTGCAAGACTTGCTGGCGCCGATACGCACACGCCGCGAAGAGTTCGCCAAAGACCGTGGCCAAGTGCTGCAAATGTTAAAAGAAGGTACCTTCAAGGCACGCGAAGTCGCGGCCAGGACCGCCGATGAAGTCAAGGCGGCATTGGGACTGAGCTACTTCTAA